A window of the Oncorhynchus keta strain PuntledgeMale-10-30-2019 chromosome 21, Oket_V2, whole genome shotgun sequence genome harbors these coding sequences:
- the wnt2ba gene encoding wingless-type MMTV integration site family, member 2Ba isoform X2 — protein sequence MKLEMFCFFKTRGYSRNRTGSRNGILSRHPSRIYFTFILLLLIFTPRADSSWWYIGALGARVICDNIPGLVNKQRQLCQRHPDLMQSIGEGAKEWIRECQHQFRHHRWNCSTLDRDHTVFGSREAAFVYAISSAGVVYAITRACSQGELKICSCDAHKRGRARDDRGDFDWGGCSDNINYGIKFAKAFVDARERMVKDARAMMNLHNNRCGRMAVKRFMKLECKCHGVSGSCALRTCWLAMSDFRRTGDYLRKKYNTAIEVTMNQDGTGFMVADKDFKGTTKNELVYVENSPDYCLMDRAAGSLGTAGRVCNKSSRGTDGCEVMCCGRGYDTMRVKRVTKCECKFKWCCAVECKDCEDTVDVHTCKPHKRPDWLDLT from the exons ATGAAATTAGAAATGTTTTGTTTCTTCAAAACCCGAGGATATTCCAGGAACAGGACGGGGTCTCGAAATGGGATACTATCCCGACACCCCTCAAGGATATACTTCACCTTTATTCTGCTGCTTCTCATCTTCACACCTAGAGCAGATTCTTCTTGGTG GTACATTGGAGCCCTGGGTGCACGGGTGATCTGTGACAACATTCCAGGCCTGGTGAACaagcagcgccagctgtgccagcGCCACCCGGATCTCATGCAGTCTATTGGGGAGGGTGCCAAGGAGTGGATCCGTGAGTGCCAGCACCAGTTCCGTCACCATCGCTGGAACTGCAGCACGCTGGACCGAGACCACACTGTCTTTG GTAGCCGGGAGGCAGCGTTTGTGTACGCCATCTCCTCGGCGGGTGTGGTCTATGCAATTACCAGGGCCTGCAGCCAGGGGGAGCTCAAGATCTGCAGCTGCGACGCCCACAAGCGAGGCCGAGCTAGAGACGACAGGGGCGACTTTGACTGGGGCGGCTGCAGCGACAACATCAACTACGGCATCAAGTTCGCCAAGGCCTTCGTCGATGCCAGGGAGAGGATGGTGAAAGACGCTCGGGCGATGATGAATCTACACAACAACCGCTGTGGGCGAATG GCAGTGAAGCGCTTTATGAAACTGGAGTGCAAGTGTCATGGTGTCAGCGGCTCCTGCGCCCTCAGAACTTGCTGGTTGGCCATGTCGGACTTCCGGAGGACCGGGGACTACCTCCGAAAGAAGTACAACACGGCCATTGAGGTGACCATGAACCAGGATGGCACAGGATTCATGGTGGCTGACAAGGACTTCAAGGGAACCACCAAGAATGAGCTGGTGTATGTAGAAAACTCCCCTGACTACTGCCTCATGGACAGAGCAGCAG GCTCCCTGGGCACGGCAGGGAGAGTCTGCAACAAGTCTTCCAGAGGCACGGACGGCTGCGAGGTCATGTGTTGCGGACGGGGCTACGACACAATGCGTGTCAAACGAGTCACCAAGTGCGAGTGCAAGTTCAAGTGGTGCTGCGCCGTGGAGTGCAAGGACTGCGAAGACACAGTGGACGTTCACACCTGCAAGCCACACAAGAGACCCGATTGGTTGGACCTAACTTGA
- the wnt2ba gene encoding wingless-type MMTV integration site family, member 2Ba isoform X1, translating into MKLEMFCFFKTRGYSRNRTGSRNGILSRHPSRIYFTFILLLLIFTPRADSSWWYIGALGARVICDNIPGLVNKQRQLCQRHPDLMQSIGEGAKEWIRECQHQFRHHRWNCSTLDRDHTVFGRVMLHSSREAAFVYAISSAGVVYAITRACSQGELKICSCDAHKRGRARDDRGDFDWGGCSDNINYGIKFAKAFVDARERMVKDARAMMNLHNNRCGRMAVKRFMKLECKCHGVSGSCALRTCWLAMSDFRRTGDYLRKKYNTAIEVTMNQDGTGFMVADKDFKGTTKNELVYVENSPDYCLMDRAAGSLGTAGRVCNKSSRGTDGCEVMCCGRGYDTMRVKRVTKCECKFKWCCAVECKDCEDTVDVHTCKPHKRPDWLDLT; encoded by the exons ATGAAATTAGAAATGTTTTGTTTCTTCAAAACCCGAGGATATTCCAGGAACAGGACGGGGTCTCGAAATGGGATACTATCCCGACACCCCTCAAGGATATACTTCACCTTTATTCTGCTGCTTCTCATCTTCACACCTAGAGCAGATTCTTCTTGGTG GTACATTGGAGCCCTGGGTGCACGGGTGATCTGTGACAACATTCCAGGCCTGGTGAACaagcagcgccagctgtgccagcGCCACCCGGATCTCATGCAGTCTATTGGGGAGGGTGCCAAGGAGTGGATCCGTGAGTGCCAGCACCAGTTCCGTCACCATCGCTGGAACTGCAGCACGCTGGACCGAGACCACACTGTCTTTGGTAGGGTCATGCTGCACA GTAGCCGGGAGGCAGCGTTTGTGTACGCCATCTCCTCGGCGGGTGTGGTCTATGCAATTACCAGGGCCTGCAGCCAGGGGGAGCTCAAGATCTGCAGCTGCGACGCCCACAAGCGAGGCCGAGCTAGAGACGACAGGGGCGACTTTGACTGGGGCGGCTGCAGCGACAACATCAACTACGGCATCAAGTTCGCCAAGGCCTTCGTCGATGCCAGGGAGAGGATGGTGAAAGACGCTCGGGCGATGATGAATCTACACAACAACCGCTGTGGGCGAATG GCAGTGAAGCGCTTTATGAAACTGGAGTGCAAGTGTCATGGTGTCAGCGGCTCCTGCGCCCTCAGAACTTGCTGGTTGGCCATGTCGGACTTCCGGAGGACCGGGGACTACCTCCGAAAGAAGTACAACACGGCCATTGAGGTGACCATGAACCAGGATGGCACAGGATTCATGGTGGCTGACAAGGACTTCAAGGGAACCACCAAGAATGAGCTGGTGTATGTAGAAAACTCCCCTGACTACTGCCTCATGGACAGAGCAGCAG GCTCCCTGGGCACGGCAGGGAGAGTCTGCAACAAGTCTTCCAGAGGCACGGACGGCTGCGAGGTCATGTGTTGCGGACGGGGCTACGACACAATGCGTGTCAAACGAGTCACCAAGTGCGAGTGCAAGTTCAAGTGGTGCTGCGCCGTGGAGTGCAAGGACTGCGAAGACACAGTGGACGTTCACACCTGCAAGCCACACAAGAGACCCGATTGGTTGGACCTAACTTGA